Below is a genomic region from Halogeometricum sp. S1BR25-6.
CGGAGGCGATTACCTTCCACGTCGCCTCCGACGCCGCGAGCGACTCTTTCAGCCACGCGAGTTGTTCCTCGCCGAGGACGGCCGTCGCCTCGCTCTCCTCCTCGTTCCGCGTGGCCGTGTTCGGCCCGCGGTAACTCCGCAGGTCGAGTCGGAACACCTCCATCGTCGACCCGTACTCGAAGCTATCGTAGTGTTCGTTCCAACCGCTCTCCTGCGTCCGAATCGGCATGTACTCGACGAACGCTCGCTGACCGCGGGCAGCGAGGAGGTTCACGCTCTCCACGTCGTGGGGGTCGTCCTCCGGGAGCATCTCGCCCAGGTAGTAGTTGTTCGTCACCTCGTGGTCGTCCCACTGCGGGATCATCGGCACCTCCGCGAGGAAGTTCCGGTAGTGGTCGTCGATGAAGTTGTACCGGTAGTTGCCGCGGAACTCCGAGAGCGCGTCCGCGACCTCGGATTTGGCCTCGGTGACGACGTTGTTCCAGACGCCGCCGTCGTCCAGTTCCACCGTCTCGGGGAGCGGACCGTCGGCGTACACGGCGTCCCCGGAGTGGATGAACAGGTCCGGGTCGAGTTCGCGCATCGCCTCGAAGATGGTCATCCCGCCGCGGTCGCGGTCGATTCCCCACCCCTGTCCGACCACGTCGCCGCCCCAGACGAACCGGACGTCCTGCTCGCCCTCCGCCGGCGTTCTGAACTGGCCGCTTACCGGGTCGCTCCGAATCGCCGGGTGCTCCAGCGACTCGAAGACGACCCGGTAGTGTATCTCCTCGCCGCTCGGAAGTCCTCGCAGGTCGAGTTTCGCCGCGTAGTCGGTCACCGACAGCGCCGCCGGCCCCCGAACCGTCCGCACGTCCGAGAAGTACTCGTCGGTCGCCACCTCGACGTACATCCGTGCCGGCGCGTCGGTCCGACTCCAGATGATCGCCCGGTCGGACTTCACGTCTCCGCTCTGTACCGCCCGCGGAACCGGTTTCTCCGGGACTTCCTCGTCCGAATCCGCTTCGGTCTCGGATTCGGGGGTTTCGGTCGTCGCTTCGACCGTTCCCACCGCGCCCTCGCCGAGCGTCGCCGTCGCCGTCGCGGTTCCGACCGTCGCGAGCAGTCCTCGCCGCGTCACCTTCCCTGACATGACAGGTAGTGCGTCGACGCCGGGGGTGTAATACGCTTATAATATACCTATTGTCAGGAATGAGCGGTATTGTCAACTCTCCGTGCGGAGGTATCGGTTGGTCGTCCGAGGGAGACGGAGACGACTCGCACCGAGGCGGCGTACGTTCGACGGCGTCTCACCAGCTCCTCGGGTCGCGGTCAGGGCGCGTCGGAGAGTTTGAGGCTGTCGGCCAGGCGGTCGGTGACCACGTTCTCGACGATGTCGACGAACCGCTCGTCGTCGCTCCGGTAGTCGGCGAAGATGCCGAGCGGAATCTCGCCGCCGCCCATCTCGCGGTGGCCGCCGGCGCTGCCCACGCCGTCGAACGCCTCTTTGAGGGCGTTGCCGACGTGGACGCGCGAGTCGGTCGACCGCGCGCTTATCTCGATGGCGTCCTCGACGATGCCGAAGACGACGGCCGTCTCGACGCCCTCCAAGGTGGCGAGATAGTCCGCCGCCTGCGGCAGGGCGTCGCGTTCGTCCGTTCGTCCGACGTGCGAGAGCAGGACTGAGCCGCGAACGACCCGGTTGTCGATGGAGTCGGAGATGGCGTCTATCGTCGCGCCGCTCACCGACGGCGTCGACAGCGTCCGGAGTAAGTCCCGGTCGGCGTGGCCGTGGAGCGCTCCCGCGGCGTCGTACTCGGCGGCCGTCGCGCCGCGCAGGAAGCCGAGCGTTTCGCGGCGGATAGCGAACAGCAGTCCGGTCGCCAGCGTCTCCTCGACGGTCACGTCCAACTCGCGGACGTACTCGGTCAGTATCGTCGCCGTCGCGCCGATATCCTCGCGGTGGTCGACGAACCGTCCCTCGACGTCCTCGACGCTGTGGTGGTCGATGACGATATCGACGGGCGTGTCCTCGGGGAGTTCGTTGTTCACCCCCGGCAGCGAGTGGTCGACGAACGCGAGCAACGAGTCGGCGTCGCGTTCGCCCAGCGATTCCGGGGTGAACAGTTCGAGTTCCATGTCGAGGAGGTTGATGAACGCGCGGTTCTGCTGGTGTGAGATGCTCCCGCCGTACAGAATCTGACGCTCGTCTATCCCGGCCTCCGCGGCGATACGCCCCAGTGCGAGCGTACTCGCCAGGCAGTCCGGGTCCGGGTTGTTGTGGCAGACGACGGTGAGTTGCTCGGCCCCAGCGAGCAACTCGAAGAGTTCTCGCGCTTTCGTCATCGCCTGGATGTATGTGGTCGGGATACAAGCGTCTATCTGTCGTTCCGAAGATACGTGGTTTCCCGTCGAACCGCGACTGTCCCGTCCGCTCGGGTCGTCGACCGAAAGTGAGTCCGGGGGGACTCAGACCGACGCCGTCTCCGGCCCCGGTGCGGGAACGTGGTGGGATGGGGGAGAAGCGCTCCCGCACCTCCACTTTCGCGGACCGGCTGATAAATGTATGTTTTCACTACTGTCAATACTTCCGTATTGTTCGGTCGTCGGCGTTCGTGAATCGGACCCCGCGACGCGTCCGCCGTCTCGGTCGCCTCTCAGTCGCCGCCAAACGCCGTGATGGTCTCCTCGGGCAGGTCGCCGCGCGCGAACAGCGTCACCAAATCGTCGGCGCGTATCTCGGTGTCGCCGCGCGGCGTGAGTATCTTCTCGTCCCGTTCGACCGAGACGACCAACACCTCCGAGTCGACGTAGCCGCGTTCGTTCGCCTCGCTGAGGGTCGTCCCGTCCACCTTCGCGCCGGAGGCGACGCTCACCTCGACCCCCTCGGCGCCGCCGGACAGCGACATGAAGTCGGCGATGGACTGCCGGCCCCGCCGCCCCTCGGGTCCGAACGCGTGGTAGGGGCGGTGTTCTTCGTGCTGCAACAGGTGTTCGTCCTCTATCTCCACGCCCATCTCCGCCACGCTCCGGGTGACCCGCGAGAGTTCTCGGGCGTCCTCACCCACCGCCGTGACGTGGATGTTTCCGGTTCCGCACATGAGTTGCCGGACGTTCACCACGCCGGGCACGTCGGCCACCTGCTTGGCCAACCGCTCCCGTTCGTGTACCTCGGCGGTCCCCACGACGAGGTTCGTCAGGCGACCCTCCGCGCGTTCGTAGTCGACGTGCGCGTGGTAGCCGCGGATGACGCCGTCGGCTTCCAGTTGGTTGATTCGGTTCCGAATCGTCCCGGCGGAGACGTGCGCCTCCTCGGCCACCATGGGGGCGGAGGTGTTTCGCGCGTCCCGCACGAGGTGGTAGAGAATCCGCTTGTCGACGTCGTCCAATCGGTCGACCATACGGCGCACTGGTCGTCCACGATGATAAACGCCACAGGAATCGGGTCCGGTCGGCGGGTTCGGTCGGTCGCGGCGGTTGCGGTACGTGCGTTCCGCGAGGCCTTAACTACCCGTACTCTGCGCGACGCTCGCCAACTGCGCCCCGCTGGCGTCTCTCAACCGCTCGTCGCCGAGTTTGAGGCGAAGTCGCGGGCGGCCGACGTCGATGGGAACTTTCTCGGTGGCGATGAGCCCCTGCTTTTCGAGTTCGCTCTTCTTCCGCGAGAACGTCGCTTTCGAGGCGAGTCCGATATCCTCGGCCCACCGCGAGACGTCGTAGAACAGTTCCTCGTTCCGCGCGGCGACGAGGAGGCTGATGGCGACTTCGTCCGGGCCTTGGCTGTCCCCGCGGGCGGTCTGGAGGTTCGAGAGCAGTTCGGTGAAGTCGGTTCTGCACTCTGGACCGAGGCGCTCCGAGATGGTCGTCTCGACGCGGCTGAGCCCCGGGGTGTGGAGTTTGTACCCGTCGCTCGCCTCGAAGAGCGTCTCGTACTCCTCGCGCACGGCGCCGACGAACTCCTCGTCGTCGGTCCGGAGGCCCGCAAGCAGCGAATCCGCGCTCACGACCGTCGTCACGGCGGACTCCGACGCCATCAGGTTCGGCTTGTGGCCGTCCGCGTCGTCGAGGACGCGGAGTTCGAGCGTCTCGGACTCGACGAGATCGGCCGTTCGACTGGCGACGAGGAAGTCGTCCATGACCTCGCGCAGAGTGGTCTTCTCGCCCAGGACACGGACCGTCGGCGTCCGTCCGTCGAACGTGCTGAGCGACTCCACCGCCCGTTCGAGTGCGTCGGCGGCGGGGTTGACGAGGTACAGCGAACTCTCCGTCGTCTCGAACGTCCACTCGAAGACCTCGCTCATCTCGTCTGTCAGCAGTTCTGCTGGGTGGTTCATACTTTATTTCATAGTTGGTCCGTATTTAGCTCTGGCGGCATTACGGCTTGAGAAATCTGTACAACCCTCATAATCGCCTCTCAGGCACCGTATCTATTTGGTAACTACGATCCCGTCGATTTTCGGACTATTCCGGCGACAGTTCGAGTCCGTTTGCGGATTCAGGGGAACGTCTCGGAGAAGTATTTCCGGCAGAACGTCGTCCGACCCCTCCGGAAGCACGACGTCGCGAGCCAACTCACCGCGGTCCAGAACGACCGCGTCATCTACGGCGGTTTGACGTACCAAGGGCCGATTATCTACCCGTTCCAACTAGAGATGGCTGCGCAGGGACTCTTTCCCCGACGCGTTCGGTGACGAATCGCTGTTCGACCGCCGGCGCGTGAACGACATCGTCGCCGGCGACTTCTGACCCCGCCACCGCCGTCGGCGCTCTGAGCGCGGCGCTTCCGGGGTGCCAGCGGTTAAGGTCGCGGTGTGCTAATCACCCTCTCTGACCTGTCCGTTCTCGGAGTATCGGCCGCTCCCCGGCGGCGACGGGACGCCCCGCGCGTACTGCCGCGCCGCCGAGGAGTTCGTGCAGGCGATGCGCGCCGACGTCTGCAACGACCGCTACGGACTCGACCACGCGACGGACTGCGAAATCTATCGCGAGCACGCCGACGAGGCGGCCGGAGATGGAGACGAGAGCGAAGATGGAACCGGAGACGCCCCGTGAGCTACGAGGACTACCTCGCCGGTGACCCCGTGATACTCACCGCCGCGTTGACCGGCGGGGTCCACGGCAAGGAGGCGAACCCGAACCTTCCCGAGACGCCCGAGGAGATAGGTCGGGCCGCCGCGGAGGCCGAGGCGGCCGGAGCGTCCGTCGTTCACCTCCACGCCCGCCGGCCGAACGGAGAGCGCTCCTTCTCGACCGAGCGGTTTCAAGAGATAGACGACGCTGTTCGCCGGCACGCCGACGACGTGATCATCCAACACTCCACGGGCGGGACGGCCGCGCCGGACGAGTACCGGGCGCGACCGCTCCGAACCGACCCCGCCCCGGAGATGGCGTCGCTCGACATGGGACCGTTGAATCGGTACGACCGCCTGACCAGCGAGAACACCCGCGGTTTAGTAAACGACCTTTACGACGAGATGCGGACGCGCGGCATCAAACCCGAACTGGAGGTGTTCAACGACGGCCACCTCAACGAGGTGCACGGCCTCCTCGACCGCCGCGACCTCTCGGCGCCCGTCTACGCCACGCTCATCTTCGGTCCGGGCACGCTCACTCGACCCACCCCACAGAACTTCTTGAACTCTATCGACAACCTTCCGGCCGGAGCGTCGTTCAACACGCTCGGGTTCGGCCGGCACCAACTCCCCTTCGCGGCGATGGGAGTGCTGTTCGGCGGTCACGTCCGCGTCGGACTGAAGGACAACGTCTACCTCCGGCGCGGCGAGTTGGCCGAGTCGAACGCGCAGTTAGTCGCGCGCGCCGCGGCGATAGCGGAGCGTCTCGGTCGGCCGGTGGCGACGACCGACCAAGCGCGTGAGATACTCAGACTGGTGGATTGAGAGGGCGTTTCGATCGATTTCAGGGCCCACTCACGGTTGTTCATCCTCTCGGACGGACAATCCCGTTCATTCTGTAGATGTCCAACTGATATGTTTGATAGAGCGTACTTGCTAGTTTTGCTGGTTTGATGAAGCCGCTTTCCCGGCCTCGTGTTTGGTTTTTGCTGTCTTTTCTGTTTTTGCTATTTCTTTTATGTTTGCTATCCCCGGTGATTCCCATCTCTCATCAACTGCTCCCGACTGGTGACTGTTCTTCGAGGTGTCGTCAAGAGGCGTTCGCTCACCCGACGAACTGGAGGACGAGGAGGATGGTCCCGACGGAGGCGACGGTCGTCGCGAAGACGTTGGCGGAGGCGAGGTCCGCGTCGCCGCCGAGTTCCGTAGCGTAGATGAACGTGGAGATGGCCGTCGGCATGGCGAGCATGAGGACGCCGGCGCGGGTGGTCGAGACGTCGGCCGAGAGCAGCGAGAACGCGACGAGTGCCGTCACGGGCATGAGTAACATCTTCAGGGCGACGACCGACCCCACCGTCGGAACGTCGACCGCGCCTGCGTCGAACGACAGCGATGCCCCCACGGCCAGCAACGCGGCCGGGAGCGCCAGTTGCGCTACCGCCCCGAGGCCGTTCGAGACGACCCCCGGGATAGAGACGCCCACCGCGGAACAGAGGAAGCCGAGGACCAAGGCGCCGATGACCGGGTTCGCGAGGAAGC
It encodes:
- a CDS encoding alkaline phosphatase D family protein; the protein is MSGKVTRRGLLATVGTATATATLGEGAVGTVEATTETPESETEADSDEEVPEKPVPRAVQSGDVKSDRAIIWSRTDAPARMYVEVATDEYFSDVRTVRGPAALSVTDYAAKLDLRGLPSGEEIHYRVVFESLEHPAIRSDPVSGQFRTPAEGEQDVRFVWGGDVVGQGWGIDRDRGGMTIFEAMRELDPDLFIHSGDAVYADGPLPETVELDDGGVWNNVVTEAKSEVADALSEFRGNYRYNFIDDHYRNFLAEVPMIPQWDDHEVTNNYYLGEMLPEDDPHDVESVNLLAARGQRAFVEYMPIRTQESGWNEHYDSFEYGSTMEVFRLDLRSYRGPNTATRNEEESEATAVLGEEQLAWLKESLAASEATWKVIASDMPIGLVVTDGDYFEAIGNVDGEPVGREHEIADLLSFLNEEDVRNVVWFTADVHYTAAHHYHPDRAQFTDFNPFREFVTGPLHAGTFGPSALDDTFGPEVAYEKSPPEGEANLPPSEGLQFFGQVDVAADSEEMTVTLRDRDGDELYSETLVPGAYGHADGGDDESDDEADAATESEGEDDETATETESDGEGPAHTAEG
- a CDS encoding DHH family phosphoesterase → MTKARELFELLAGAEQLTVVCHNNPDPDCLASTLALGRIAAEAGIDERQILYGGSISHQQNRAFINLLDMELELFTPESLGERDADSLLAFVDHSLPGVNNELPEDTPVDIVIDHHSVEDVEGRFVDHREDIGATATILTEYVRELDVTVEETLATGLLFAIRRETLGFLRGATAAEYDAAGALHGHADRDLLRTLSTPSVSGATIDAISDSIDNRVVRGSVLLSHVGRTDERDALPQAADYLATLEGVETAVVFGIVEDAIEISARSTDSRVHVGNALKEAFDGVGSAGGHREMGGGEIPLGIFADYRSDDERFVDIVENVVTDRLADSLKLSDAP
- a CDS encoding TrkA C-terminal domain-containing protein, with the protein product MVDRLDDVDKRILYHLVRDARNTSAPMVAEEAHVSAGTIRNRINQLEADGVIRGYHAHVDYERAEGRLTNLVVGTAEVHERERLAKQVADVPGVVNVRQLMCGTGNIHVTAVGEDARELSRVTRSVAEMGVEIEDEHLLQHEEHRPYHAFGPEGRRGRQSIADFMSLSGGAEGVEVSVASGAKVDGTTLSEANERGYVDSEVLVVSVERDEKILTPRGDTEIRADDLVTLFARGDLPEETITAFGGD
- the tbsP gene encoding transcriptional regulator TbsP, giving the protein MNHPAELLTDEMSEVFEWTFETTESSLYLVNPAADALERAVESLSTFDGRTPTVRVLGEKTTLREVMDDFLVASRTADLVESETLELRVLDDADGHKPNLMASESAVTTVVSADSLLAGLRTDDEEFVGAVREEYETLFEASDGYKLHTPGLSRVETTISERLGPECRTDFTELLSNLQTARGDSQGPDEVAISLLVAARNEELFYDVSRWAEDIGLASKATFSRKKSELEKQGLIATEKVPIDVGRPRLRLKLGDERLRDASGAQLASVAQSTGS
- a CDS encoding 3-keto-5-aminohexanoate cleavage protein; amino-acid sequence: MSYEDYLAGDPVILTAALTGGVHGKEANPNLPETPEEIGRAAAEAEAAGASVVHLHARRPNGERSFSTERFQEIDDAVRRHADDVIIQHSTGGTAAPDEYRARPLRTDPAPEMASLDMGPLNRYDRLTSENTRGLVNDLYDEMRTRGIKPELEVFNDGHLNEVHGLLDRRDLSAPVYATLIFGPGTLTRPTPQNFLNSIDNLPAGASFNTLGFGRHQLPFAAMGVLFGGHVRVGLKDNVYLRRGELAESNAQLVARAAAIAERLGRPVATTDQAREILRLVD